One Onthophagus taurus isolate NC chromosome 11, IU_Otau_3.0, whole genome shotgun sequence genomic window carries:
- the LOC139431854 gene encoding uncharacterized protein, translating to MDRKTLAALILLEEEEDDDIRLLLSIREDTSELYKSRNQEGYFEILIRNHLNADDEKFRSFFRLNKEQFNFVLNLVHADLKKQSTNCVKNPISPEEKLALTLRFLATGETFKSLSFAFRISSSYISIVVRETLEVLCLRLVPIFLPPQNEIDMKEKAQEFWNKWNFPNCVAGVDGKHIRVFCPRKSGSLFFNYKDYFSIVLLAMVDANCKFLFVDVGAYGKEGDSTIFSTSEMGKQVYSGKLFPKDEMLPNSNKKLPYVVVGDEAFRLHRHLMKPYSKLSAKSDRRKTIYNYRLCRARRVTENAFGLLSQIFRIYYTPIAINPESCDKLIMVTCCLHNLLRDAFLEKGNRPFYEYDPNVQIPNNVTPLAGAGGFASANGLEVREMFTQFFNEDGALHWQNDRVFRVSS from the exons atggataGGAAGACGTTAGCGGCATTGATTTTgctagaagaagaagaagatgatgatATTAGGCTTTTGCTATCCATTCGTGAGGACACTAGCGAGTTATATAAATCTCGAAACCAAGAAGGGTATTTTGAAATACTTATAAGAAATCATCTCAATGCCGATGATGAAAAGTTTCGCAGTTTCTTCAGGCTAAATAAagagcaatttaattttgtgttgAATCTCGTTCATGCAGATTTGAAGAAACAATCCACAAATTGTGTGAAAAACCCAATTTCTCCTGAGGAAAAGTTAGCGTTGACCTTAAG gtttttaGCTACAGGTGAAACATTTAAATCCCTTTCATTTGCCTTTCGTATCTCATCCAGCTACATTTCAATTGTTGTCCGAGAAACATTAGAAGTGCTATGTCTGCGTTTAGTTCCTATATTTCTACCACCACAAAATGAAATAGATATGAAGGAAAAAGCACAGGAATTTTGGAATAAGTGGAATTTTCCTAACTGCGTCGCAGGAGTTGATGGCAAACATATTCGAGTTTTTTGTCCCAGAAAAAGCGGATCGCTATTCTTCAATTACAAGGATTATTTCTCAATAGTATTGCTTGCTATGGTAGATGcaaattgcaaatttttatttgtggaTGTTGGTGCCTATGGAAAAGAAGGAGATAGTACCATTTTTTCAACTTCTGAAATGGGCAAACAAGTGTACTCTggaaaattatttccaaaagaCGAAATGCTTCCCAATTCGAACAAAAAGTTGCCGTATGTTGTAGTTGGCGATGAAGCGTTTAGATTACACAGACATTTAATGAAACCATACAGCAAATTATCTGCTAAATCGGATAGGAGGAAAACTATTTACAACTATCGATTATGCAGAGCTCGACGAGTCACTGAAAACGCATTTGGTCTTTTAAGCCAAATTTTTCGCATTTACTACACACCAATAGCTATAAATCCAGAATCGTGTGATAAGTTGATCATGGTAACTTGTTGTTTGCACAATCTGTTAAGAGATGCATTTTTGGAGAAAGGCAATCGACCCTTTTACGAATATGATCCAAATGTACAGATCCCGAACAATGTGACTCCATTAGCAGGAGCAGGTGGCTTTGCAAGTGCAAATGGTTTGGAAGTAAGGGAAATGTTCACCCAGTTTTTTAATGAGGATGGGGCACTCCATTGGCAGAATGATCGTGTTTTTAGAGTGTCCAGTTAA